Proteins encoded by one window of Besnoitia besnoiti strain Bb-Ger1 chromosome Unknown contig00039, whole genome shotgun sequence:
- a CDS encoding uncharacterized protein (encoded by transcript BESB_051320), with the protein MTIMLSALSIVVSSVYLKNQHLYTSCTNIMTFTLVVAFLMLVCTEYLGLSLYINDNAFGNGLFILTGIHFSHVIVGAILVFFTQSIYSSLVTYMPTSSIMLSKSKGMLCKIFTEPFTILYLHFVETMWILIHITFYL; encoded by the coding sequence atgaccatcatgttaagtgcattaagtatagtggtatccagcgtatatttgaaaaaccaacatttgtatacaagctgtacgaatatcatgacattcactttggtagtcgccttcttaatgttagtctgtacggaatacttaggactatctctttatattaatgataatgcatttggtaatggacttttcatcttaactggtatacattttagccatgttattgttggagctatccttgtattcttcactcaaagtatctatagttctttagttacttacatgcctacaagctctataatgctaagcaaatctaaaggtatgttatgcaagatctttacagaaccattcactattttatatctacactttgtagaaaccatgtggatattaatccacattacattctatctctaa
- a CDS encoding uncharacterized protein (encoded by transcript BESB_051370), producing MLHATTASFVFLCILIHMSRGMYNSSYSYLTTAWMSGLVLYLLTIATAFLGYVLPWGQMSFWGATVITNLLSPIPYLVPWLLGGYYVSDVTLKRFFVLHFILPFVVAF from the coding sequence atgttgcatgcaacaactgcttctttcgtcttcttgtgtatcttaatacacatgtctcgaggtatgtataactccagctatagttatttaactactgcttggatgtctggtttagttttatatctacttactatagccactgctttcctcggttatgtactaccatggggacagatgagtttctggggtgctacagtcattactaatctcctttctccaataccatatttagtaccttggttactcggtggatactatgtatctgatgtaacattaaaacgattctttgtattgcactttatattaccttttgtagttgcattctaa
- a CDS encoding uncharacterized protein (encoded by transcript BESB_051310) translates to MSLFRAHLVFYRCALNLNSSYNFGFLVAITFVLQIITGITLAFRYTSEASCAFASVQHLVREVAAGWEFRMLHATTASFVFLCILIHMSRGMYNSSYSYLTTAWMSGLVLYLLTIATAFLGYVLPWGQMSFWGATVITNLLSPIPYLVPWLLGGYYVSDVTLKRFFVLHFILPFVGCILIVLHIFYLHLNGSSNPAGIDSALKVAFYPHMLMTDAKCLSYLIGLIFLQTAFGLIELSHPDNSIPVNRFVTPLHIVPEWYFLAYYAVLKVIPSKTGGLLVFMLSTCQ, encoded by the coding sequence atgagtctattccgggcacacctcgtcttttatcggtgtgctctcaatctaaattcatcttataactttggtttcttagttgcaattacctttgtactccaaataattacaggtatcactttagcgttccgatatacttctgaagcatcttgtgcatttgctagtgttcaacatctagttagagaggtagcagcaggatgggaatttaggatgttgcatgcaacaactgcttctttcgtcttcttgtgtatcttaatacacatgtctcgaggtatgtataactccagctatagttatttaactactgcttggatgtctggtttagttttatatctacttactatagccactgctttcctcggttatgtactaccatggggacagatgagtttctggggtgctacagtcattactaatctcctttctccaataccatatttagtaccttggttactcggtggatactatgtatctgatgtaacattaaaacgattctttgtattgcactttatattaccttttgtaggttgcattctaattgtattacacatcttctatttacatttaaatggttctagtaaccctgcaggtattgattccgcacttaaagtagccttctatcctcatatgttaatgaccgatgctaaatgtctatcctatctaattggtttaattttcttacaaacggcttttggtttgattgaattatcgcacccagataactccataccagtgaaccggtttgtaactccgcttcatatcgtacctgaatggtactttttagcatattatgcggtgttaaaagtaatcccatccaaaaccggtggtttgttagtatttatgttatcaacatgtcaatga
- a CDS encoding uncharacterized protein (encoded by transcript BESB_051330), producing MSAHYSLVIEQDSFVPYLPYYLIGLIFLQTAFGLIELSHPDNSIPVNRFVTPLHIVPEWYFLAYYAVLKVIPSKTGGLLVFMSSLINLALLSEIRALNTRMLIRQHFMTRNVVSGWVIIWVYSMIFLIIIGSAIPQATYILYGRLATIVYLTTGLVLCLY from the exons atgtcggctcattactcccttgttattgaacaagattca tttgttccctatctaccatattatctaattggtttaattttcttacaaacggcttttggtttgattgaattatcgcacccagataactccataccagtgaaccggtttgtaactccgcttcatatcgtacctgaatggtactttttagcatattatgcggtgttaaaagtaatcccatccaaaaccggtggtttgttagtatttatgtcctctctcattaacttagctcttttatctgaaattcgagctttgaatactcgaatgttgatacgacaacattttatgactcgaaatgtagtcagtggatgggtaattatttgggtatacagtatgatcttcttgattattattggtagtgctattccacaagcgacttatatcttatatggtagattagctactatcgtatatcttactaccggattggttctatgcttatactaa
- a CDS encoding uncharacterized protein (encoded by transcript BESB_051400) gives MYPPLSTSLMVLNPEATDWIIGGLAVLGISSILSSINFLGTCVFMGSNAGAKNYILYIWAIIFTALMLVFTLPILTGGLVMILLDLHVNTEFYDSMYSGDSVLYQHLFWFFGHPEVYILILPAFGVVSQTLSMYAARSVFGGQSMILAMGCISILGSLVWAHHMMTVGLEVDTRAYFSAMTIMIAIPTGTKIFNWLGTYMASHTTTRTVDLWAALSFILLFTLGGTTGVVMGNAGMDIALHDTYYIVAHFHFVLSLGAVLATICGFIFYSRDMFGDTVNLFHVNTGASPYLSIWFVVFLGSILLIFIPMHILGFNVMPRRIPDYPDYLCYINTWCSIGSISTIVIILTMLC, from the coding sequence atgtatcctccactaagtactagcttgatggtgttaaatccagaggcaactgattggattatcggaggtcttgcagtactaggaattagtagtattttaagttctattaacttccttggtacttgcgtcttcatgggttctaatgctggtgctaagaactatattctatatatctgggctatcatatttactgcccttatgttagtcttcactctacctattcttactggtggattagttatgatccttcttgatctacacgtaaacactgaattttatgattctatgtattctggtgatagtgtactttatcaacatctattctggttcttcggacatccagaggtatacattctaattttacctgcttttggtgtagtctcgcagacattatctatgtatgctgctagatctgtcttcggtggacaatctatgatcttagctatgggttgtatttctattctaggttccttagtatgggcacatcatatgatgacagtcggtctagaggtagataccagagcttatttctctgctatgactattatgattgcaattcctaccggtactaagattttcaactggttaggtacctatatggctagccatacaactacaagaactgtagatctatgggctgctcttagttttatcctattgtttactctaggtggtactacaggtgtagttatgggtaacgctggtatggatattgccctacatgatacatactatattgtagctcatttccatttcgtattatctcttggtgcagtactagctactatatgtggctttatcttctatagcagagatatgttcggagatactgtaaatctattccatgtaaataccggtgcttctccatatttaagcatctggtttgtagtcttcttaggtagtatcttattaattttcatccctatgcatatacttggtttcaacgttatgccaagaaggataccagattaccctgattatctttgttatattaatacatggtgttcaattggttctatatccacaatagttatcatcttaactatgctctgctaa